From Paenibacillus sp. V4I7, one genomic window encodes:
- a CDS encoding argininosuccinate synthase — MAKEKIVLAYSGGLDTSVILKWLKETYDAEIIAFTADIGQKDELDGLEEKALQTGASKIYIDDLREEFAKDFINPMFQAGALYEGQYLLGTSIARPLIAKRMVEIARAEGATAIAHGATGKGNDQVRFELTAAALAPELSVIAPWRLEEFREQFPGRAEMIAYAEKHGIPVTASAAKPYSTDRNLLHISFESGMLEDPWFDAASDENKGMYVLSVAPEDAPDQAEYIELEFDKGDCVAINGKKLSPLQVMETLNEIGGKHGIGRVDMVENRFVGMKSRGVYETPGGTILFTAHRKMESLTMDRDVMHLRDSLITKYATLVYNGFWFAPERLAIQALVGESQKNVTGTVRLKLYKGNVMGAGVKSPVSLYNPEIATMEADPTKAYDQGDATGFIRLNALRLKVSSGVEQNAKK; from the coding sequence ATGGCTAAGGAAAAAATCGTTCTCGCCTATTCCGGCGGATTGGATACATCGGTTATCCTCAAATGGCTTAAGGAGACTTACGACGCGGAAATTATTGCTTTCACAGCGGATATTGGGCAAAAGGATGAGCTGGACGGTCTGGAGGAAAAAGCGCTCCAAACCGGCGCATCCAAGATCTACATCGACGACCTGCGCGAAGAGTTCGCGAAGGATTTCATCAACCCGATGTTCCAAGCGGGTGCTCTATATGAAGGGCAATACCTGCTCGGCACTTCGATTGCTCGTCCTTTGATCGCGAAGCGCATGGTTGAAATCGCTCGCGCTGAAGGCGCAACAGCGATTGCTCACGGAGCAACCGGCAAAGGGAATGACCAAGTGCGCTTTGAGCTGACAGCAGCGGCGTTGGCGCCTGAGCTGTCCGTTATCGCGCCTTGGCGTCTAGAAGAATTCCGCGAACAGTTCCCAGGTCGCGCAGAGATGATCGCGTATGCCGAGAAACACGGCATTCCGGTGACTGCATCAGCGGCGAAGCCGTATTCGACGGATCGCAATTTGCTGCATATCTCTTTCGAGAGCGGCATGTTGGAAGATCCTTGGTTTGATGCTGCATCCGACGAAAACAAAGGCATGTACGTCCTGAGCGTAGCTCCGGAAGATGCACCAGATCAAGCGGAGTATATCGAGCTTGAGTTTGACAAAGGTGACTGCGTAGCTATCAATGGCAAAAAGTTGTCCCCTCTTCAAGTTATGGAAACATTGAATGAAATCGGCGGCAAGCACGGTATTGGCCGTGTGGACATGGTCGAGAACCGTTTCGTCGGCATGAAGAGCCGCGGCGTGTACGAGACTCCGGGCGGTACGATCCTTTTTACCGCTCATCGCAAAATGGAATCCCTCACGATGGACCGCGATGTCATGCACCTTCGTGATTCCCTCATTACGAAATATGCAACACTAGTCTACAACGGCTTCTGGTTCGCACCTGAGCGTTTGGCAATTCAAGCACTTGTGGGAGAAAGCCAAAAGAACGTAACAGGTACTGTACGCTTGAAATTGTACAAAGGCAACGTAATGGGCGCTGGTGTGAAAAGCCCAGTTTCCTTGTACAATCCGGAAATTGCTACAATGGAAGCAGATCCGACGAAAGCCTACGATCAAGGCGATGCAACTGGATTCATCCGCTTGAACGCACTTCGTCTGAAAGTATCTTCTGGCGTAGAACAAAACGCAAAGAAGTAA
- the argF gene encoding ornithine carbamoyltransferase yields the protein MNMAVKEELAAQLKGKDFLALVDYTSEEIEYLIHYAIELKRKQKAREPHAVLAGKTLGMIFEKSSTRTRVSFEVGMYQLGGQALFLSKNDLQLGRGETVWDTAQTLSRYLDGIMIRTYEHRKVIDLARGSTVPVINGLTDYAHPCQVMADYQTVLEKKGRLKGLKVAYIGDGNNMVHSLMMGASKLGMNFAIASPEGYDPDKEVIQNSKENAAQTGGSVLLTRDPREAIENADVVYTDVWASMGFEAEQKEREIAFKNFQINEALVKHAKSDYLFMHCLPAHRGEEVSEGVIDGPNSIIFDQAENRLHAQKAIMAATMI from the coding sequence ATGAATATGGCTGTAAAGGAAGAACTGGCTGCCCAGTTGAAGGGCAAGGATTTTCTTGCTTTAGTTGATTATACATCAGAAGAAATTGAATATTTGATTCACTATGCGATCGAGCTTAAACGTAAACAGAAAGCTAGAGAGCCGCATGCTGTGCTCGCTGGTAAGACGTTGGGAATGATTTTTGAAAAATCCTCGACGCGTACGCGTGTTTCCTTTGAAGTAGGAATGTACCAATTAGGGGGTCAGGCTCTTTTCCTCAGTAAAAATGATCTGCAGCTTGGACGCGGCGAAACCGTTTGGGATACCGCACAAACACTGTCCCGTTACCTGGATGGCATCATGATTCGTACGTACGAACACCGCAAAGTGATTGACCTTGCTCGCGGATCAACGGTACCGGTTATCAATGGATTGACGGATTATGCTCATCCTTGTCAGGTTATGGCTGATTATCAGACGGTTTTGGAGAAAAAAGGCCGTTTGAAAGGTCTCAAAGTCGCCTACATCGGAGATGGCAACAATATGGTGCATTCCCTCATGATGGGTGCAAGTAAATTAGGGATGAACTTCGCGATTGCCTCACCGGAAGGCTACGATCCCGACAAGGAAGTCATTCAGAATTCTAAAGAGAACGCAGCGCAAACCGGAGGCAGTGTCCTCCTTACTCGCGATCCACGCGAAGCGATTGAAAATGCGGACGTCGTCTACACAGACGTTTGGGCAAGCATGGGCTTTGAGGCCGAGCAGAAGGAGCGGGAGATTGCTTTCAAGAATTTCCAAATCAATGAGGCGCTTGTGAAGCATGCCAAATCAGATTATTTGTTCATGCATTGCTTGCCTGCACATCGCGGGGAAGAAGTGAGCGAAGGCGTTATCGATGGACCGAATTCTATCATTTTTGATCAAGCAGAGAATCGTCTTCATGCGCAAAAGGCCATTATGGCCGCAACAATGATATAA
- a CDS encoding acetylornithine transaminase: MTETGKSSLFPTYARYPITLVKGEGSRLWDDTGKEYIDLMSGIAVTNLGHAPQAVKEKLIEQLDQLWHVSNLFHIPNQEKLATLLTDNSCADAVFFCSTGAEANEAAIKLARRYNQKVLNNGRYEIITFNMSFHGRTLATLTATGQDKVKEGFHPLPGGFAYAPYNDFEAVRSLVNEHTCAIMLEMVQGEGGVLPADPEFVKQIAELCKQENLLLIVDEIQTGVGRTGKLFAYEHYGVEPDIFTLAKGLGGGFPIGAMLGKAFLAEAFSAGSHGSTFGGTPIATAAGYAAVDTIVTNKLPERAAELGAYTVKKLESKLAGNPLINNIRGIGLLIGIECTQPAGEIISEIHKQGVLVIPAGPNVIRLVPALTIPQEDLDQALDVVCSVLSQKASTISSV; encoded by the coding sequence ATGACTGAAACAGGAAAAAGCTCGCTATTTCCAACCTACGCAAGATATCCAATCACGCTAGTGAAGGGGGAAGGCAGCCGTCTCTGGGACGATACAGGCAAGGAATACATTGACTTGATGAGCGGGATTGCGGTAACGAACCTCGGGCACGCGCCTCAAGCGGTGAAGGAGAAGTTGATTGAACAGCTCGATCAGCTTTGGCATGTGAGCAATCTTTTTCATATTCCGAATCAGGAGAAGCTGGCAACCTTACTCACAGATAATAGCTGTGCAGACGCGGTATTCTTCTGTTCCACTGGCGCGGAAGCGAATGAGGCTGCAATTAAGCTGGCACGTCGTTATAACCAGAAGGTTTTGAACAATGGTCGGTACGAGATTATCACGTTCAACATGTCGTTCCACGGACGCACGCTGGCGACATTAACGGCTACTGGGCAGGATAAAGTGAAGGAAGGCTTCCATCCGCTTCCTGGCGGCTTCGCCTATGCGCCTTATAACGATTTCGAGGCTGTCCGCAGTCTCGTCAATGAGCATACCTGTGCCATCATGCTGGAGATGGTGCAAGGGGAAGGCGGCGTACTGCCGGCTGATCCGGAGTTCGTGAAACAAATTGCAGAGCTGTGCAAGCAAGAGAATCTGCTTCTAATCGTGGATGAAATCCAGACGGGCGTGGGACGTACGGGTAAGCTTTTTGCCTATGAGCATTATGGGGTGGAGCCGGATATTTTCACGTTGGCCAAAGGCCTTGGTGGCGGGTTTCCGATCGGTGCTATGTTAGGAAAAGCGTTCTTGGCAGAAGCATTCAGCGCAGGAAGCCACGGTTCAACCTTTGGTGGAACGCCGATAGCTACGGCTGCTGGATATGCGGCTGTGGACACGATTGTCACCAACAAACTGCCAGAGCGTGCTGCGGAATTAGGCGCATACACAGTGAAGAAGCTGGAAAGCAAGCTTGCAGGCAATCCGCTTATCAACAATATTCGTGGTATTGGTCTCCTCATCGGGATCGAATGCACACAACCAGCAGGTGAAATCATTAGTGAAATTCATAAGCAAGGTGTACTCGTGATTCCGGCAGGGCCGAACGTTATTCGTCTGGTGCCCGCTTTGACCATACCGCAAGAAGATTTAGATCAAGCCCTAGATGTGGTGTGCAGTGTCCTCTCCCAGAAGGCATCAACCATCAGCAGCGTCTAG
- the argB gene encoding acetylglutamate kinase, giving the protein MKCGGSTLAALPISFFEDMRQLQDEGIVTVIVHGGGPAISETLGKLGIESGFVNGLRVTNEAVLDVVEMVLSGQINKEIVRRIQLTGAAALGLSGVDGHLIEAKPVANSHEVGLVGDVTKVNAELIQGIVSMGYIPVIAPVGLGADGGQRYNINADTAAGAVASHLGVEQMVVVTDVPGIMKTVDGEKQVLPVVSVAEIEEMIASGDIYGGMIPKVRAAIACIQGRVQEVVIVNGSEPNVLSKVLKGTGIGTRIVR; this is encoded by the coding sequence ATGAAATGCGGCGGCAGCACGCTTGCTGCGTTACCGATTAGTTTCTTTGAAGATATGCGTCAGCTTCAAGATGAGGGTATTGTAACTGTCATCGTTCACGGCGGCGGTCCTGCCATTTCGGAGACGCTTGGGAAGCTGGGGATTGAGTCCGGTTTCGTAAACGGTCTACGGGTAACGAATGAAGCGGTGCTCGACGTTGTGGAGATGGTGCTTTCCGGTCAGATTAACAAAGAGATCGTACGCCGAATTCAGTTAACAGGCGCAGCGGCCCTTGGATTGTCCGGTGTGGATGGACATTTAATTGAAGCGAAGCCGGTGGCGAACAGCCATGAAGTTGGCCTCGTTGGTGATGTTACGAAAGTAAATGCTGAGCTGATTCAAGGTATCGTAAGCATGGGGTACATCCCGGTGATCGCACCGGTTGGACTTGGCGCCGATGGCGGCCAGCGTTACAACATTAATGCCGATACAGCAGCAGGAGCTGTTGCTTCTCACCTTGGTGTGGAGCAGATGGTTGTGGTGACGGACGTTCCCGGCATTATGAAAACAGTGGATGGCGAGAAGCAGGTGCTTCCCGTTGTCAGTGTAGCAGAGATTGAAGAGATGATCGCGAGCGGTGACATCTACGGGGGCATGATTCCGAAGGTTCGAGCAGCGATTGCTTGTATACAAGGCAGGGTCCAAGAAGTTGTCATCGTAAACGGCTCTGAGCCCAACGTGCTGAGCAAAGTGCTGAAGGGCACGGGGATTGGCACACGGATTGTTCGTTAA
- the argJ gene encoding bifunctional glutamate N-acetyltransferase/amino-acid acetyltransferase ArgJ produces the protein MLDLVSFTVVPEGTVTTPKGFRAGGLHCGLKKTERYDLGAIVCDVPAAAAGVYTLNAFQAAPLRVTQESIAQGGKLQAMIVNSGNANACTGQQGEDDAYAMRAASSKALGVAEHHVGVTSTGVIGELLPMGKVLSGIEQLPAKVKADGGNDFCQSILTTDLTQKMTCVRVVVGGKEIHIAGAAKGSGMIHPNMATMLGFMTTDAPIESEYLQLLLSRITDTTFNMITVDGDTSTNDMVVAMASGLAGGEALNPEHPDWEAFAAGFQYVGEYLAKAIARDGEGATKLIETTVVGAESDDAARKIVKSIIGSSLVKSAVYGADANWGRIIAAVGYSGQPVNVNTVDIRLGDIAVLEQSRPVKFDEEAALAYLKTDTIQIHVNLHMGAGKATGWGCDLTYDYVRINAAYRT, from the coding sequence ATGCTAGATCTAGTGAGCTTTACTGTCGTGCCAGAGGGCACAGTAACGACGCCGAAAGGCTTTCGTGCAGGTGGTCTGCACTGTGGATTGAAGAAGACGGAGCGCTATGATCTAGGCGCAATCGTCTGTGATGTACCGGCGGCAGCGGCGGGCGTTTATACGCTGAACGCTTTCCAAGCGGCACCGCTGCGTGTGACGCAGGAGAGCATCGCCCAAGGCGGCAAGCTGCAGGCGATGATCGTCAACAGCGGCAACGCGAATGCGTGTACCGGCCAGCAGGGCGAGGACGATGCATACGCAATGCGCGCTGCAAGTAGCAAGGCGCTAGGCGTGGCGGAGCACCACGTCGGCGTGACGAGCACGGGTGTCATCGGTGAGTTACTGCCGATGGGGAAAGTACTCAGCGGCATCGAGCAGCTGCCGGCTAAAGTGAAGGCAGACGGCGGAAACGACTTCTGCCAATCGATCCTGACCACGGATCTCACGCAGAAGATGACGTGCGTCCGTGTTGTTGTTGGCGGCAAAGAGATTCACATTGCCGGGGCAGCGAAGGGTTCGGGGATGATTCACCCGAACATGGCGACGATGCTCGGTTTCATGACAACCGACGCGCCGATTGAGAGCGAATACCTGCAGCTGCTGCTGAGCAGGATCACAGATACTACGTTCAACATGATCACCGTTGACGGGGATACGAGCACCAACGACATGGTCGTGGCGATGGCAAGTGGGCTGGCCGGCGGCGAAGCTTTGAATCCGGAGCATCCGGATTGGGAAGCGTTCGCGGCTGGGTTCCAGTACGTTGGCGAGTACCTCGCCAAGGCGATTGCGCGCGACGGCGAGGGCGCAACGAAGCTGATCGAGACGACAGTAGTCGGCGCGGAGAGCGACGATGCGGCACGTAAGATCGTGAAGTCGATCATTGGCTCTAGCTTGGTCAAATCCGCTGTTTATGGCGCGGACGCGAACTGGGGTCGGATCATTGCGGCTGTCGGCTACTCTGGACAGCCGGTGAACGTGAACACTGTCGATATTCGCCTAGGCGATATCGCAGTATTAGAGCAGTCGCGTCCAGTGAAGTTCGACGAGGAAGCGGCGCTTGCTTATTTGAAAACAGATACGATTCAAATTCATGTGAATTTACATATGGGCGCTGGCAAGGCAACGGGCTGGGGCTGCGATTTAACATATGATTATGTGCGGATCAATGCGGCTTATCGGACTTAG
- the argC gene encoding N-acetyl-gamma-glutamyl-phosphate reductase yields the protein MSHGVRAAIIGATGYGGAELIRLLQAHPLVQITSVISTSNAGAPLAEHFPHLQEVVVDILDVLDVDLIASKADVVFLATPAGVSAELSPKLLAAGLKVIDISGDLRLKSAADYEKWYKKTAASEEALAQSIYGLSEVFGDEVKGSDLIANPGCYPTATLLGLIPAVKAGWIDPSTIIIDAKSGVSGAGRGVSLGFHYAEANENLTAYKVNKHQHIPEIEQALSRVAGKPVVTTFTTHLVPMTRGIMSTMYATIQGEHTAEEFIELYRHYYEGRRFVRIRQNGKLPSTKEVFGSNYCDIGFAVDERTGRVTIVSVIDNVVKGAAGQAIQNLNIMQGWDETTGLLFAPVYP from the coding sequence ATGAGTCATGGAGTTAGGGCGGCTATTATTGGAGCCACGGGTTATGGTGGTGCGGAGTTGATTCGTCTGTTGCAGGCGCATCCTTTGGTACAGATCACTTCGGTCATCTCAACTTCTAATGCAGGAGCGCCGCTTGCGGAGCATTTTCCACACTTGCAGGAAGTGGTTGTGGATATTCTAGATGTGCTTGATGTTGACTTGATTGCGAGCAAAGCAGACGTTGTGTTCTTGGCGACACCAGCTGGTGTGAGTGCAGAACTTTCACCGAAGCTTCTGGCAGCTGGCCTGAAGGTTATTGATATCTCTGGGGACCTCAGACTTAAATCGGCTGCGGACTATGAAAAGTGGTATAAAAAAACAGCTGCTTCTGAGGAAGCATTGGCACAATCGATATATGGTTTGTCCGAAGTTTTCGGCGACGAAGTGAAGGGCAGTGATTTAATCGCTAACCCAGGCTGCTATCCGACAGCGACGCTGCTTGGTCTGATTCCTGCAGTCAAAGCGGGTTGGATCGATCCCTCGACGATTATTATTGATGCCAAATCCGGCGTTTCCGGAGCGGGTCGTGGCGTTAGTCTAGGTTTTCACTATGCGGAAGCGAATGAGAATTTAACAGCCTATAAAGTAAATAAACATCAGCATATTCCGGAAATCGAGCAGGCGCTCAGCCGTGTTGCGGGTAAGCCCGTTGTTACGACGTTCACGACACATCTTGTGCCTATGACTCGCGGGATTATGTCTACCATGTACGCAACGATACAAGGTGAACACACCGCCGAGGAATTCATCGAATTGTACCGCCATTATTATGAAGGTCGGAGATTTGTGCGGATTCGTCAAAATGGTAAGCTCCCTTCTACGAAGGAAGTTTTCGGCTCTAACTACTGCGATATCGGCTTTGCAGTGGATGAGCGCACGGGGCGTGTGACCATCGTTTCTGTCATCGACAATGTAGTTAAAGGTGCTGCAGGTCAGGCCATTCAGAATTTGAATATCATGCAAGGCTGGGACGAAACGACAGGGCTGTTGTTCGCACCGGTGTATCCATAA